One region of Candidatus Bathyarchaeota archaeon genomic DNA includes:
- the mobB gene encoding molybdopterin-guanine dinucleotide biosynthesis protein B, whose product MVKVVAVVGGKHSGKTTVIEHLIAELKRRGFSVGAVKEMVRIPTLDTPATETDRYAQAGAEIIVAVPRVETVVFIKKRLTLAEVVPYLQGLDYAVLEGFESEQGVPKIVAAKTVEEARAYQDGSTIAISGIITDSPDQITKASELSVILLNSIRQTAMLADVVEQKAAAYT is encoded by the coding sequence TTGGTAAAAGTTGTAGCTGTAGTCGGCGGCAAACACTCAGGCAAAACAACAGTAATCGAGCATTTAATTGCTGAGTTGAAGCGTCGGGGCTTTAGTGTGGGAGCGGTTAAGGAGATGGTGCGGATTCCAACGTTGGATACACCTGCAACAGAAACAGACCGATACGCTCAAGCGGGAGCAGAAATCATCGTGGCGGTTCCCCGCGTCGAAACCGTAGTTTTCATCAAAAAACGCCTCACCTTAGCTGAAGTTGTGCCCTACCTTCAAGGGCTCGACTATGCCGTCTTAGAAGGCTTTGAATCGGAACAGGGCGTGCCAAAGATTGTTGCCGCTAAAACCGTAGAAGAAGCCCGAGCCTATCAAGATGGCTCTACCATCGCCATATCAGGCATAATTACGGATTCGCCTGACCAGATAACTAAAGCTTCAGAGTTAAGCGTTATTTTGTTAAACAGCATTCGGCAAACTGCGATGTTAGCAGACGTGGTGGAACAAAAAGCCGCTGCCTACACTTAA